The proteins below are encoded in one region of Levilactobacillus namurensis:
- the rsfS gene encoding ribosome silencing factor — protein MESKTLLEIAVKAAESKRAEGITALDMQKISLMADYFLIMEANSSRQVKAIADEIIDKMAENDVTIRDVEGKDGANWILIDLGDVVVHVFQKEQRSHYNLEKLWSDAPTVDLSQWVEAEA, from the coding sequence TTGGAAAGCAAAACATTATTAGAAATTGCAGTTAAGGCCGCTGAAAGCAAGCGGGCAGAGGGCATCACCGCATTAGATATGCAGAAAATCAGCTTGATGGCGGACTACTTCCTGATCATGGAAGCTAATTCTAGCCGGCAAGTTAAGGCGATTGCTGACGAAATCATTGATAAGATGGCCGAAAACGACGTGACGATTCGCGATGTGGAAGGTAAGGATGGCGCCAACTGGATCTTAATCGACCTAGGTGACGTCGTGGTTCACGTCTTCCAGAAGGAACAACGGTCCCACTACAATCTGGAAAAGCTCTGGTCCGACGCGCCAACCGTTGACCTGAGCCAATGGGTCGAAGCAGAAGCATGA
- the yhbY gene encoding ribosome assembly RNA-binding protein YhbY → MEEINLLRGKQKRYLRAQAHNLRPIFSVGKNGLTQTWLDQLTGALEKRELIKINLQQSAEATVAETKDFIEGHTDIQVVQTIGRVLVLYRPATDTDNQRYSTVVEDM, encoded by the coding sequence ATGGAGGAAATAAATTTGTTACGAGGCAAACAAAAACGCTATTTACGGGCACAAGCCCACAACCTGCGGCCCATCTTTTCTGTCGGAAAAAATGGGCTGACCCAGACGTGGTTAGACCAGCTGACGGGAGCCCTGGAGAAGCGGGAACTGATTAAGATTAATCTGCAGCAAAGTGCTGAAGCTACGGTCGCGGAGACCAAGGACTTCATCGAAGGCCATACGGACATTCAAGTCGTTCAAACGATTGGTCGGGTACTGGTGCTGTACCGGCCGGCAACGGATACGGATAATCAACGCTATTCAACGGTGGTTGAAGACATGTAA
- a CDS encoding nucleotidyltransferase translates to MTLRAAGIIAEYNPFHNGHAYQLSQVRTQTDADLIVVAMSGNWVQRGEPALMDKWQRAQAALAGGVDLVVELPTTSAVQPAHLFAAGGVQVLAALGCQWLAFGTEHPDLDYGQLMAHLPTNPATFKRFDQTYATLFQGYLRDQTGITLNAANDILGFFYALANRQAGSPLRLVPLPRRGSQHNDQQIADQARFASATAIRTAALAGDWDAVRSVVPDTTLTTLQTIRLTSWEDFWPLLRYQLISSAVTDLGALYQMREGVEYRLKKAALPATSFAAFMHAVKTKRYTYTRLQRQATSVLLQTKPTEMLAGPQYLRVLGYNAVGRQYLHQIKKHVALPLVSRADREWQQKLGALDNRAGLVRSLVTGVAQDDGRIPVMFPDSQRLSRKLP, encoded by the coding sequence ATGACGTTACGGGCGGCAGGCATCATTGCCGAGTATAATCCTTTTCATAATGGGCACGCGTATCAATTGAGCCAGGTACGCACGCAAACGGATGCAGATCTCATCGTGGTGGCGATGAGTGGTAACTGGGTCCAGCGTGGAGAGCCGGCCTTGATGGACAAGTGGCAGCGAGCCCAAGCGGCGCTAGCGGGCGGTGTCGATCTAGTGGTTGAATTACCCACGACCAGTGCCGTTCAACCCGCGCATTTATTTGCTGCGGGGGGTGTTCAGGTATTAGCGGCACTAGGGTGTCAGTGGTTAGCGTTTGGGACGGAGCATCCGGATTTAGACTATGGGCAATTGATGGCCCATCTGCCCACGAATCCGGCAACGTTTAAACGGTTCGACCAGACCTACGCGACCCTGTTTCAGGGGTATCTCCGGGATCAGACGGGGATTACGTTGAATGCGGCTAACGATATTCTGGGCTTCTTCTATGCCTTGGCGAACCGTCAAGCCGGTAGTCCGCTCCGCTTAGTGCCACTACCGCGGCGGGGAAGTCAGCATAACGACCAGCAGATCGCCGACCAGGCGCGCTTTGCGAGTGCCACGGCGATTCGGACGGCAGCGCTAGCCGGTGACTGGGACGCCGTTCGGTCTGTGGTGCCCGATACCACGCTGACCACGTTGCAGACGATCCGGTTGACCAGTTGGGAGGACTTCTGGCCCCTATTACGGTACCAGTTGATCAGTAGTGCCGTAACGGACCTGGGAGCCCTGTACCAGATGCGTGAGGGTGTAGAGTACCGCCTGAAGAAGGCGGCGCTACCCGCGACGAGTTTTGCGGCGTTTATGCACGCGGTCAAGACCAAGCGGTACACCTATACGCGGCTACAACGGCAGGCCACATCGGTGCTCTTGCAGACCAAGCCTACGGAAATGTTGGCCGGTCCCCAGTACCTTCGCGTTTTAGGGTATAATGCGGTGGGACGCCAGTATCTGCACCAGATCAAGAAACACGTGGCCTTGCCATTGGTCAGCCGAGCGGACCGGGAGTGGCAGCAGAAGCTGGGAGCTTTGGACAACCGGGCGGGCCTGGTACGGTCTCTGGTGACTGGCGTTGCCCAGGACGATGGCCGCATTCCCGTGATGTTTCCCGATTCTCAAAGACTATCAAGGAAATTACCTTGA
- a CDS encoding class I SAM-dependent methyltransferase yields MIYQSFAQLYDELFDPAMYQQWLDFVASRVAPTEGPLLDLACGSGRLGVQLAQRGYDVSGLDLSEEMLALAEKHAEEAQVTFPLMAGNMVDLSEIDTYQTVTCFADSFCYLPDIATVTQAFTQVHDHLAIGGKFLFDVITPHQTDDVYPGYMYNYVDDDRAFLWTSYGIEDEEHAVEHDLTFFIHDVADDAYHKVTELHHERTYALAAYQQALQQAGLTLKRVSADFGERDIDDQTTRWFFEATREA; encoded by the coding sequence ATGATTTATCAATCCTTCGCCCAGTTATACGACGAGTTGTTTGATCCAGCCATGTACCAGCAATGGCTGGATTTTGTCGCTTCACGTGTTGCACCTACGGAAGGGCCCTTGTTGGATTTGGCCTGTGGGAGCGGTCGGCTAGGCGTTCAACTCGCCCAGCGGGGGTATGACGTGAGTGGCTTAGATTTGTCGGAAGAGATGCTGGCTTTGGCAGAAAAACACGCGGAGGAGGCCCAGGTGACCTTTCCGTTGATGGCGGGGAACATGGTCGACCTCAGCGAGATCGACACGTATCAAACGGTGACTTGTTTTGCTGATTCGTTCTGCTATTTACCAGATATCGCGACGGTCACGCAGGCCTTTACGCAGGTTCATGATCATTTGGCAATCGGCGGAAAGTTCCTGTTCGACGTCATCACGCCTCACCAGACGGACGATGTCTATCCAGGGTATATGTATAATTACGTTGATGATGACCGGGCCTTTCTCTGGACCAGTTACGGGATCGAAGATGAAGAACACGCCGTTGAGCACGACTTAACGTTCTTTATTCACGATGTCGCCGACGATGCCTATCACAAAGTCACGGAATTACACCACGAACGGACTTACGCGTTGGCTGCTTATCAGCAGGCGCTCCAACAAGCTGGACTGACCTTAAAGCGGGTGAGTGCTGATTTTGGTGAACGGGACATTGATGATCAGACCACGCGGTGGTTCTTTGAGGCCACACGGGAGGCTTAA
- the rpmF gene encoding 50S ribosomal protein L32, protein MAVPARKTSKTKKRMRRGHIKLNVPGLTPCPNCGELRKSHMVCPSCGFYDGRQVVAKATANN, encoded by the coding sequence TTGGCTGTACCAGCACGGAAAACGTCTAAGACGAAAAAGCGCATGCGTCGGGGTCACATTAAGTTGAATGTCCCTGGTTTGACGCCATGCCCAAACTGTGGTGAACTGCGTAAGTCACACATGGTTTGCCCTAGCTGTGGCTTCTACGATGGCCGTCAGGTCGTTGCAAAAGCAACTGCAAACAACTAA
- a CDS encoding DUF177 domain-containing protein translates to MKWSLTELRKNHRNDPLQFEETLDLKADLMERYGEEVLDLSPVKVQGMVSVVNGDVAVDARVKADLTVPSSRSLTPVDLPVDFRMTEYYVSDAAATQRFEKADVVMVVPDDLIDFDKAVGDNIILQIPMHILSDAEQQGAAMPEGQDWQVVSEADLDKVEAENQSVDPRLAKLKDFFPDQDDK, encoded by the coding sequence ATGAAATGGTCGTTGACCGAGTTACGCAAGAACCACCGGAATGACCCCTTACAGTTTGAGGAGACGCTGGATTTGAAGGCGGATCTGATGGAGCGGTATGGGGAAGAGGTCTTAGATCTCAGTCCCGTTAAGGTTCAAGGGATGGTTTCCGTCGTGAACGGTGACGTTGCGGTGGATGCCCGGGTCAAAGCGGATTTGACGGTTCCGTCAAGTCGGTCTTTGACGCCGGTGGATTTACCCGTCGATTTTAGGATGACGGAGTACTACGTTTCGGATGCTGCGGCAACGCAACGGTTTGAGAAGGCCGACGTTGTGATGGTGGTTCCAGACGACTTGATTGATTTTGATAAAGCCGTTGGGGACAACATCATCTTGCAGATTCCGATGCACATTCTGTCTGATGCCGAACAACAAGGTGCCGCAATGCCGGAAGGGCAAGATTGGCAGGTTGTGAGTGAGGCCGACTTAGATAAAGTCGAGGCAGAAAATCAATCAGTTGATCCACGTCTTGCAAAGTTAAAGGACTTCTTCCCTGATCAGGATGATAAGTAG
- a CDS encoding nicotinate-nucleotide adenylyltransferase, with product MAATAKKRRIGILGGTFNPPHLGHLVIADQVATQLGLDQVLFMPDAEPPHVDRKITIPAKDRVAMVKAAIADNPRFSLELTEVERGGRSYSYETMRQLTQQHPENQYYFIIGGDMVAYLPKWYRINDLVKLVQFVGVCRQGYTHESPYPVLWVDMPQIGISSTMVREQVRRGQSVRYLVPTLVDLYIKEHLLYRG from the coding sequence ATGGCGGCTACGGCCAAGAAGCGTCGAATCGGCATTCTTGGCGGAACTTTTAATCCGCCGCACTTAGGACACTTAGTGATTGCGGATCAGGTTGCGACCCAGTTGGGCTTAGATCAAGTCTTGTTCATGCCGGATGCGGAGCCGCCCCACGTTGATCGAAAGATTACGATTCCGGCAAAGGACCGGGTGGCCATGGTCAAGGCAGCGATTGCGGATAATCCGCGATTTTCGTTAGAACTAACCGAAGTTGAGCGGGGGGGCCGGAGCTATAGTTATGAGACGATGCGCCAGCTCACCCAGCAACATCCAGAAAATCAGTATTATTTCATTATTGGCGGCGACATGGTCGCCTACCTGCCGAAGTGGTACCGGATTAATGATTTAGTGAAGTTAGTTCAATTTGTGGGCGTCTGCCGTCAGGGGTACACTCACGAGTCGCCGTATCCCGTTCTCTGGGTCGACATGCCGCAGATTGGCATTAGTTCGACGATGGTTCGGGAACAGGTTCGGCGGGGCCAGTCGGTGCGTTATCTGGTTCCGACCTTGGTGGATCTCTATATAAAGGAGCATTTGTTATATCGTGGCTGA
- the yqeK gene encoding bis(5'-nucleosyl)-tetraphosphatase (symmetrical) YqeK: MVAEMTYTEHLFPGTREELLVKIEKQLKPKRFQHVLRVEQTAIQLARANQVDLEKASIAGLTHDYAKQRPDEDFIQAIHDYAMDPALLTYGNAIWHGVVGAEFVKRELGIMDEDILNAVRHHTTGAVYMTKLEQIVYMADFIEPAHDFPGVDRARELTAQDLGRGVAYQAQHTLAYLVAKNQPVYPKSIETYNAWIRRYPTI; the protein is encoded by the coding sequence ATCGTGGCTGAGATGACGTATACGGAACACCTCTTTCCGGGGACCCGGGAGGAGTTGCTGGTTAAGATTGAAAAGCAGCTGAAGCCCAAACGGTTTCAACACGTATTACGCGTGGAACAGACTGCCATTCAGTTAGCCCGAGCGAACCAGGTTGATTTGGAGAAAGCCAGTATTGCGGGGTTGACCCATGATTACGCGAAGCAGCGACCGGATGAAGACTTTATCCAGGCCATTCACGATTATGCCATGGATCCCGCGTTACTCACCTACGGCAATGCCATCTGGCACGGCGTCGTAGGTGCTGAGTTCGTTAAGCGCGAGCTGGGTATTATGGATGAGGACATCTTAAATGCGGTCCGGCACCATACCACCGGCGCGGTTTACATGACGAAGTTGGAACAGATTGTGTATATGGCGGACTTCATTGAACCAGCCCACGACTTTCCCGGGGTTGATCGGGCCCGGGAACTCACGGCACAAGACTTAGGTCGCGGAGTAGCCTATCAAGCACAGCACACGTTGGCGTACTTAGTGGCGAAGAACCAACCCGTTTACCCTAAGTCTATTGAAACTTATAACGCCTGGATTCGGCGTTACCCGACGATTTGA